A genomic region of Streptococcus suis contains the following coding sequences:
- a CDS encoding amino acid ABC transporter permease has translation MNYVLELLKPSTFQLLWNGLKLTLYISSISVVLSVLFGMILAIMRNGKNPLFKWIATIYIEFVRNVPNLLWIFTVFLVFQMKSTPAGITAFTIFTTAAMAEIIRGGLNAIGPGQTEAGLSQGFTPVQIMVYIIMPQAIRKMLPAIISQIVTVIKDTSFLYSVIALQELFGSSQILMGRYFEAEQVFALYLMVALIYFSINFAISSLSRYVAKSWASSIE, from the coding sequence ATGAATTATGTTTTAGAATTACTCAAACCTTCAACCTTCCAACTCTTGTGGAACGGCTTGAAACTCACTCTCTATATTTCCAGTATTTCCGTGGTCTTGTCTGTCCTGTTTGGTATGATTTTGGCCATTATGCGAAATGGAAAAAATCCACTCTTCAAGTGGATTGCGACAATCTATATCGAGTTTGTGCGTAATGTCCCAAACTTGTTGTGGATTTTCACTGTCTTCTTGGTCTTCCAAATGAAGTCAACGCCTGCTGGTATCACTGCTTTTACTATTTTTACCACGGCAGCCATGGCCGAGATTATCCGTGGTGGTCTCAACGCCATCGGACCGGGCCAGACCGAAGCTGGTTTATCACAGGGTTTTACTCCAGTGCAAATCATGGTCTATATCATCATGCCGCAGGCCATTCGCAAGATGCTGCCAGCCATCATCTCGCAGATTGTAACGGTCATCAAGGACACTAGTTTCCTCTACTCCGTTATCGCCTTGCAAGAACTCTTTGGTTCTAGTCAAATCCTCATGGGACGCTACTTTGAGGCAGAACAAGTTTTCGCCCTCTATCTCATGGTCGCCTTGATTTACTTTAGCATCAACTTTGCCATCTCAAGCCTGTCACGTTATGTGGCTAAGTCTTGGGCGAGCAGCATAGAGTAA
- a CDS encoding glycosyltransferase family 4 protein: MRIGLFTDTYFPQVSGVATSIRTLKTELEKLGHTVFIFTTTDEDVNRYEDWDIIRIPSVPFFAFKDRRVAYAGFTDALKIASRYKLDIIHTHTEFSLGILGKMIAKELDIPVVHTYHTQYEDYVHYIAKGRIIRPGMVKYLVRAFLKDLDGVICPSEIVEDLLMSYNVPISKRVIPTGIDLAKFDRPEIGKDETDELREQLGIASDETMLLSLSRISHEKNIQAIVQAMPKILLEDPKAKLVIVGGGPYTDDLQEMIAELNLDEHVQLTGMIAPSDTALYYKAADFFISASTSETQGLTFLESLASGTPILAHSNPYLKNVITDKMFGTLFIREQELADAVVEAIIATPPMNPYVLDKKLYEISSTNFGRKVFEYYLDLKISYDFRKEHTNQDSVAEALIKEAIYLPQKVVVKSTDTTAKILKKSVEQVKSIRNFFE, translated from the coding sequence ATGCGGATTGGATTGTTTACGGATACCTATTTTCCACAGGTTTCAGGAGTCGCGACTTCGATTCGGACTCTTAAGACAGAGTTGGAGAAATTGGGACATACGGTATTTATTTTTACGACGACAGATGAGGATGTGAATCGCTACGAAGATTGGGACATTATCCGAATTCCTAGCGTACCTTTTTTTGCCTTTAAAGATCGTCGAGTGGCCTACGCAGGTTTTACAGATGCCTTAAAAATTGCAAGTCGCTATAAACTAGATATTATTCATACTCATACAGAATTTTCTTTGGGGATTTTGGGGAAAATGATTGCCAAGGAACTTGATATTCCGGTGGTACATACTTATCACACCCAGTATGAAGACTACGTACACTATATTGCCAAGGGGAGGATTATTCGTCCCGGGATGGTTAAATATTTAGTACGGGCATTTTTAAAAGATTTGGATGGGGTAATTTGCCCTAGTGAGATTGTTGAAGATCTTTTAATGAGTTACAACGTTCCGATTTCTAAACGAGTAATTCCGACAGGAATTGACTTGGCAAAGTTTGATAGACCAGAAATTGGCAAGGATGAAACAGATGAGTTGCGGGAACAACTAGGAATTGCTAGTGATGAAACGATGTTGCTAAGTCTATCTAGGATTTCTCACGAGAAGAATATCCAAGCAATCGTTCAGGCAATGCCAAAAATTTTGCTGGAAGATCCAAAGGCGAAGTTGGTCATTGTCGGAGGTGGACCTTATACAGATGATCTTCAGGAAATGATAGCGGAGCTTAATCTAGATGAACACGTCCAGTTGACGGGAATGATTGCTCCAAGTGATACAGCGCTTTATTATAAAGCTGCGGATTTCTTTATTTCTGCTTCGACCAGTGAAACACAGGGACTAACTTTCTTAGAAAGCTTAGCTTCTGGAACTCCTATTTTGGCACATAGCAATCCCTACTTAAAAAACGTTATAACAGATAAGATGTTTGGGACACTCTTCATTCGAGAACAGGAGTTGGCAGATGCCGTTGTTGAGGCAATTATTGCTACACCACCAATGAATCCGTATGTGCTTGATAAGAAGCTCTATGAGATTTCTTCTACGAATTTTGGGCGCAAGGTTTTTGAATATTATCTAGATTTGAAGATTTCGTATGATTTTAGAAAAGAACATACTAATCAAGATAGTGTAGCAGAAGCTTTGATAAAAGAGGCTATTTACCTACCGCAAAAAGTAGTAGTTAAATCAACAGACACAACAGCAAAAATATTGAAAAAATCAGTCGAACAAGTAAAATCAATCCGGAATTTCTTTGAATAA
- a CDS encoding amino acid ABC transporter permease, translated as MTVLTTSPYSWENWVSYFKDFPTFFQGFLFTLAISVGAFIMAMFLGIVFGSLSSSKNKVLKIIARVYVEYYQNTPLLVQFMIVYYGLPLISNYVLMPSIYWTAVICVGLYHGAYIAEVIRAGIEAVPTGQTEAALSQGFTQAETMRIIILPQAIPTILPPLTNQVVNLIKNTATVAIISGADIMFMTKSWSAMNANYIPAFAGAAFLYFIMCFPVASWGRRIEEKNKSAFSH; from the coding sequence ATGACAGTTTTAACAACTAGTCCTTACTCTTGGGAGAATTGGGTCAGTTATTTCAAGGATTTCCCAACCTTTTTCCAAGGCTTTCTCTTTACCTTAGCCATTTCTGTCGGGGCCTTTATCATGGCCATGTTTTTAGGAATTGTCTTTGGTAGTCTCTCTTCAAGTAAAAATAAAGTTTTAAAAATCATCGCACGTGTCTATGTTGAATACTATCAAAATACACCGCTTTTGGTTCAGTTCATGATTGTTTATTATGGACTTCCACTGATTTCAAATTATGTCCTCATGCCGTCCATCTACTGGACAGCTGTTATCTGCGTGGGCCTCTATCACGGTGCCTATATCGCAGAGGTCATTCGTGCAGGGATTGAGGCTGTGCCTACCGGGCAAACTGAAGCCGCACTTTCACAGGGATTTACCCAGGCTGAAACCATGCGAATCATCATATTGCCACAGGCCATTCCTACGATTCTGCCACCTTTGACCAACCAAGTAGTAAACTTAATCAAGAATACGGCTACTGTTGCCATTATCTCTGGAGCTGATATTATGTTTATGACAAAATCTTGGTCTGCCATGAATGCCAACTACATACCAGCCTTTGCTGGTGCTGCTTTCCTTTACTTCATCATGTGCTTCCCTGTTGCAAGCTGGGGCCGTCGTATTGAAGAAAAGAATAAGTCTGCATTTTCACACTAA
- a CDS encoding Ig-like domain-containing protein, whose translation MGTGEDGGRTVELISETKVRLHKVKKKWLRRVTRLVRKRKLARDLDDVRISSPSMVKGIVSIGALLSGVAIEQVVTEDVVYASEYTEETALAMTDEVTMNTVVSDNAEPASIDGEHSVSESTEPVIEEVVEETVEESISEEETVPLARDNSRLEAIMASMKAALTELVDPGEQADSQAYKDYLEARTRLEEKLKLAEQLLQDKSRTQEELDKAALEYGQDAINLTRLAEEFRTYSASVGSGFRRLTNQEVITSGTVSLSIPSTVEPMGLSGGQLRANLDFSINDLAKAGDQFTVTLSQNLSLSGSGVPENVKIPDIVVNGKVIATGVWNHDTRTITYTLNSNVDDLQSVTGSINLSVFVDQKVVQSEGNQQFTITLNNQHQATQSSYIRYSDPVSRSDGAYSLRAFLTNINLTNGTYDHVIYINENGRNNSNYNEIVQIVSKGASSFSAATTTIRAYSVPQGQFIDSMEGDFSNYADASNRITSSFGTNGQSLRLNIGGYTGSPLLIVVSSRVDVNSTKNILTETTYANSTMNTGSQWTNENYMFANAAIARGEYNSTSISLSTSESISTSISESTFESMSESISNSESESIAKSTSESTSESISESVSESISESVSESISESVSESISESTSESISESVSESISESTSESLSESVSESISESVSESISESVSESLSESVSESISESVSESISESTSESISESVSESISESVSESISESVSESISESVSESISESVSESISESVSESISESVSESLSESVSESISESVSESISESTSESISESVSESISESVSESISESVSESISESVSESISESVSESISESVSESISESVSESISESVSESISESVSESISESVSESISESTSESISESVSESISESVSESISESTSESISESVSESISESVSESVSESISESVSESISESVSESISESVSESISESVSESISESVSESISESVSESISESVSESISESVSESISESVSESLSESVSESISESVSESISESVSESISESTSESLSESVSESISESTSESISESVSESISESTSESISESVSESISESVSESISESVSESISESVSESISESVSESISESVSESISESVSESISESVSESISESVSESISESVSESISESVSESISESTSESLSESVSESISESVSESISESTSESISESVSESISESTSESISESVSESISESVSESISESVSESISESVSESISESVSESISESVSESLSESVSESISESTSESISESLSESVSESISESVSESISESVSESISESVSESISESVSESISESESTPPRHSQDPRRQGALPNTGEQSSAWAGILGTSLLLGGLYKRRRQNKEEEEE comes from the coding sequence ATGGGAACAGGTGAAGATGGAGGACGAACTGTTGAACTAATCAGCGAGACAAAGGTGCGCCTTCATAAGGTAAAAAAGAAGTGGCTACGTAGAGTAACACGTCTTGTTCGCAAAAGAAAATTGGCAAGAGATTTGGATGATGTAAGAATTTCAAGTCCATCAATGGTCAAGGGGATCGTATCTATAGGGGCGTTATTGAGCGGTGTAGCGATAGAGCAAGTTGTGACTGAGGATGTCGTATATGCTTCAGAGTATACAGAAGAAACAGCGCTGGCAATGACTGATGAAGTCACAATGAATACGGTTGTATCGGATAATGCTGAGCCCGCATCTATTGATGGTGAGCATAGTGTTTCAGAAAGTACAGAACCTGTTATAGAAGAGGTAGTGGAGGAGACTGTTGAAGAATCAATATCGGAGGAGGAAACTGTTCCTCTTGCAAGGGATAATAGTCGACTAGAGGCTATAATGGCTTCGATGAAAGCGGCGCTTACGGAATTGGTTGACCCCGGTGAACAGGCAGATTCTCAGGCTTATAAAGATTACCTGGAGGCACGAACTCGCTTAGAAGAAAAGTTAAAACTGGCTGAACAACTATTACAAGATAAGAGTCGGACACAAGAGGAATTAGATAAAGCAGCCTTGGAGTATGGTCAGGATGCAATCAATTTGACACGTTTGGCTGAAGAGTTTCGGACTTATTCGGCAAGTGTCGGTAGTGGTTTTAGAAGGTTGACCAATCAAGAAGTTATCACTTCAGGAACTGTTTCATTATCGATTCCCTCGACGGTTGAACCAATGGGCTTATCAGGGGGGCAGTTAAGAGCAAACTTAGATTTTTCCATAAATGATTTAGCTAAAGCTGGAGATCAATTTACAGTGACGTTATCTCAAAATTTGAGTCTGTCAGGTAGCGGGGTACCGGAAAATGTAAAAATTCCCGATATTGTGGTAAATGGAAAAGTTATTGCAACAGGGGTTTGGAATCATGATACTCGTACAATTACCTACACTTTGAATTCGAATGTTGATGATTTGCAATCTGTTACGGGAAGTATTAATCTTTCGGTATTTGTGGACCAAAAAGTTGTACAGAGTGAAGGAAATCAGCAATTTACGATTACTTTGAATAATCAACATCAAGCGACGCAGTCTTCTTATATTCGCTATTCAGATCCAGTTTCTCGATCAGATGGTGCCTATTCTCTCCGAGCGTTTCTGACCAATATTAATTTAACAAACGGAACTTATGACCATGTTATCTATATAAACGAGAACGGAAGGAACAATAGTAATTACAATGAAATTGTGCAGATTGTTTCCAAAGGAGCATCCAGTTTTTCAGCGGCAACAACTACTATTCGTGCCTATAGTGTGCCACAAGGACAGTTTATTGATAGTATGGAGGGGGATTTTTCGAACTATGCAGATGCTTCAAATAGGATAACCTCCAGTTTTGGCACAAATGGTCAATCCTTACGGTTGAATATTGGTGGCTATACAGGTTCACCGTTGTTAATTGTTGTTAGCAGCCGAGTTGATGTTAATTCAACAAAGAATATTTTGACAGAGACAACTTATGCGAACAGTACGATGAATACTGGAAGCCAGTGGACTAATGAAAACTACATGTTTGCTAATGCGGCAATTGCCAGGGGCGAATACAATTCGACCTCCATTTCGTTATCCACTTCTGAATCAATATCTACCTCGATTAGTGAGTCTACCTTTGAGTCAATGTCAGAGTCAATTTCCAACTCAGAATCAGAATCTATCGCGAAATCAACTAGTGAATCTACATCTGAGTCTATCTCCGAGTCAGTCAGCGAATCAATTTCAGAATCCGTATCTGAGTCCATTTCAGAATCAGTTAGCGAATCGATTTCAGAATCCACATCTGAATCCATCTCAGAATCAGTCAGCGAGTCAATTTCTGAATCTACATCTGAGTCCCTTTCAGAATCGGTAAGCGAGTCGATTTCAGAATCAGTTTCTGAGTCCATCTCCGAGTCAGTAAGTGAGTCTCTTTCAGAATCTGTATCAGAATCTATCTCCGAGTCAGTTAGCGAATCTATTTCGGAATCTACATCTGAATCGATTTCAGAATCCGTCTCTGAATCTATCTCCGAGTCAGTCAGCGAGTCGATTTCAGAATCAGTTTCTGAGTCCATCTCCGAGTCAGTCAGCGAGTCAATTTCCGAATCTGTATCTGAGTCCATCTCCGAGTCTGTATCTGAGTCCATCTCCGAGTCAGTCAGCGAGTCTCTTTCAGAATCTGTATCAGAATCCATCTCCGAGTCAGTTAGCGAATCTATTTCAGAATCTACATCTGAATCCATTTCCGAATCCGTCTCAGAATCTATCTCTGAATCGGTAAGCGAGTCGATTTCAGAATCCGTCTCAGAATCCATCTCAGAGTCAGTATCAGAATCCATTTCCGAATCTGTATCTGAGTCAATTTCAGAGTCGGTCAGCGAGTCAATTTCAGAATCCGTATCTGAGTCTATCTCCGAGTCAGTTAGCGAATCAATTTCCGAATCCGTATCAGAATCAATTTCCGAGTCAGTAAGTGAGTCGATTTCAGAATCTACATCTGAGTCAATTTCAGAATCAGTCAGCGAGTCTATCTCAGAGTCAGTGAGCGAATCTATTTCTGAATCTACATCTGAATCAATTTCAGAATCAGTCAGCGAGTCGATTTCAGAATCCGTCTCAGAATCGGTCAGCGAGTCAATTTCCGAATCAGTCTCTGAATCTATCTCAGAGTCAGTAAGTGAATCTATTTCCGAATCAGTCTCAGAATCTATCTCAGAGTCAGTGAGCGAATCGATTTCCGAATCCGTCTCAGAATCTATCTCCGAGTCAGTAAGTGAATCCATTTCCGAATCCGTCTCTGAGTCAATTTCCGAGTCAGTCAGCGAGTCGATTTCTGAGTCCGTCTCAGAATCCCTCTCCGAGTCAGTTAGCGAATCAATTTCAGAATCCGTCTCAGAATCCATTTCCGAATCGGTCAGCGAGTCGATTTCTGAATCCACATCTGAATCCCTCTCCGAGTCGGTCAGCGAATCTATTTCTGAATCTACCTCTGAGTCTATCTCTGAATCGGTCAGCGAGTCGATTTCAGAATCTACATCTGAGTCTATCTCCGAGTCAGTAAGCGAATCTATTTCGGAATCAGTCTCTGAGTCTATCTCCGAATCAGTCAGCGAGTCAATTTCCGAATCAGTCTCAGAATCTATCTCAGAATCAGTAAGCGAATCTATTTCGGAATCAGTCTCTGAGTCTATCTCCGAATCAGTCAGCGAGTCAATTTCCGAATCAGTTTCTGAGTCCATCTCAGAGTCAGTCAGCGAATCGATTTCCGAATCCGTATCAGAATCTATCTCAGAGTCGGTCAGCGAGTCGATTTCCGAATCTACCTCTGAGTCCCTTTCAGAATCAGTTAGTGAGTCCATCTCCGAGTCAGTAAGCGAGTCGATTTCAGAATCTACATCTGAGTCTATCTCTGAATCGGTAAGCGAGTCGATTTCAGAATCTACATCTGAGTCTATCTCCGAGTCAGTCAGCGAATCTATTTCGGAATCAGTCTCTGAGTCTATCTCCGAATCAGTCAGCGAGTCAATTTCCGAATCAGTTTCTGAGTCCATCTCAGAGTCAGTCAGCGAATCGATTTCCGAATCCGTATCTGAATCTCTTTCAGAGTCAGTAAGTGAGTCGATTTCAGAATCTACATCTGAGTCAATTTCAGAATCCCTCTCCGAGTCAGTTAGCGAATCAATTTCCGAATCAGTCTCTGAGTCAATTTCAGAGTCGGTTAGCGAGTCTATCTCTGAGTCAGTTAGCGAATCGATTTCAGAATCTGTATCTGAGTCCATCTCCGAGTCGGAATCAACCCCTCCTCGCCACTCTCAAGATCCGCGTAGACAAGGTGCATTACCGAATACTGGTGAACAATCATCAGCTTGGGCAGGAATCCTTGGAACAAGCCTCCTTCTTGGCGGTTTGTATAAGCGACGCAGACAGAATAAGGAGGAGGAAGAGGAGTAA
- the thrS gene encoding threonine--tRNA ligase: MIHITFPDGAVREYQAGVTTFEIAESISKSLAKKALAGKFNGKLIDTARAIEEDGTLEIVTPDHEDALDILRHSAAHLFAQAARRLFPDIKLGVGPAIQDGFYYDTDNAAGQISNEDLPRIQEEMMKIVKENFPSERREVTKEEALEIFKNDPYKLELIQEHSDDEGGLTIYTQGEYVDLCRGPHVPSTGRIQIFELLNVAGAYWRGKSENPMMQRVYGTAWFDKKDLKAYLQMREEAKERDHRKLGKELDLFMISQEVGQGLPFWLPNGATIRRTLERYITDKELASGYQHVYTPPLASVELYKTSGHWEHYHEDMFPTMDMGDGEEFVLRPMNCPHHIQVYKNHVRSYRELPVRIAELGMMHRYEKSGALTGLQRVREMTLNDGHIFVTPEQIQEEFKKALQLIIDVYADFNLNDYRFRLSYRDPEDKEKYYDNDEMWENAQRMLKGAMDEMGVDYFEAEGEAAFYGPKLDIQVKTALGNEETLSTIQLDFLLPERFGLTYIGADGEEHRPVMIHRGVISTMERFTAILIETYKGAFPTWLAPTQVTMIPISVEAHLDYAWKVAKELQDRGVRVHVDERNEKMQYKIRQSQTSKIPYQLIVGDKEMEDNAVNVRRYGSKATQTQSVSEFVDHILADIARKSRPADAE; encoded by the coding sequence ATGATTCATATTACTTTCCCAGATGGTGCTGTTCGTGAGTACCAAGCTGGTGTGACTACTTTTGAAATTGCGGAGAGCATCAGCAAGTCTTTGGCTAAAAAGGCTCTTGCTGGTAAGTTTAATGGTAAATTGATTGACACCGCTCGTGCCATTGAAGAGGACGGCACGCTTGAAATCGTAACGCCTGACCACGAGGATGCCTTGGACATCTTGCGTCACTCAGCAGCTCACTTGTTTGCCCAAGCGGCTCGTCGTCTTTTCCCAGACATTAAGTTGGGGGTTGGTCCAGCTATTCAGGACGGTTTCTACTATGATACGGACAATGCGGCTGGTCAGATTTCAAATGAAGACCTGCCACGCATTCAGGAAGAAATGATGAAGATTGTCAAGGAAAACTTCCCTTCAGAACGCCGTGAGGTGACCAAGGAAGAAGCTCTTGAGATTTTCAAAAACGATCCATACAAGTTGGAATTGATTCAGGAGCATTCTGATGATGAGGGCGGTTTGACCATTTATACCCAGGGTGAATACGTTGACCTCTGCCGTGGCCCACACGTTCCGTCAACAGGCCGTATCCAGATTTTTGAATTGCTCAACGTGGCTGGTGCCTACTGGCGTGGTAAGAGCGAAAATCCGATGATGCAACGTGTTTATGGTACAGCTTGGTTTGACAAGAAAGACCTCAAGGCTTACCTTCAAATGCGTGAGGAAGCCAAAGAACGTGACCACCGTAAACTTGGTAAGGAATTGGACCTCTTCATGATCAGCCAAGAAGTTGGTCAAGGCTTACCATTCTGGTTGCCAAACGGTGCAACTATCCGTCGTACCTTGGAGCGTTACATCACAGACAAGGAATTGGCTTCAGGTTATCAGCACGTCTACACACCACCGTTGGCTTCGGTTGAACTCTACAAGACTTCGGGTCACTGGGAACATTACCATGAAGACATGTTCCCAACTATGGACATGGGCGACGGTGAGGAGTTTGTGCTTCGTCCGATGAACTGTCCGCACCACATTCAAGTTTATAAAAACCATGTGCGTTCTTACCGTGAATTGCCAGTGCGTATCGCTGAGCTTGGTATGATGCACCGCTATGAAAAATCTGGTGCTCTTACTGGTTTGCAGCGTGTACGTGAGATGACTCTTAACGACGGTCATATCTTCGTGACACCTGAGCAAATCCAAGAAGAGTTCAAAAAAGCTCTCCAGTTGATTATCGATGTGTACGCAGATTTTAACCTAAACGACTACCGTTTCCGCCTGTCTTATCGTGACCCAGAGGACAAAGAGAAGTACTATGACAACGATGAGATGTGGGAAAATGCCCAGCGTATGCTGAAGGGTGCCATGGATGAAATGGGTGTGGACTACTTTGAAGCAGAGGGTGAGGCAGCCTTCTACGGTCCGAAGTTGGATATTCAGGTTAAGACTGCCCTTGGTAATGAGGAAACTCTGTCAACCATTCAGTTGGACTTCCTCTTACCAGAACGCTTTGGCTTGACCTACATTGGTGCTGACGGTGAGGAGCACCGCCCAGTCATGATTCACCGCGGTGTTATCTCGACCATGGAACGCTTCACTGCCATTTTGATTGAAACCTACAAGGGCGCCTTCCCAACTTGGTTGGCTCCAACCCAAGTGACTATGATTCCAATCTCTGTGGAAGCTCACTTGGATTACGCTTGGAAGGTTGCCAAAGAATTGCAAGACCGTGGCGTTCGTGTACACGTGGATGAGCGGAACGAGAAGATGCAGTACAAGATTCGTCAGAGTCAGACTAGCAAGATTCCATACCAACTCATCGTCGGTGATAAGGAAATGGAAGACAATGCTGTCAACGTTCGTCGTTACGGAAGCAAGGCAACACAAACTCAGTCTGTATCAGAATTTGTGGACCATATCTTAGCAGATATTGCTCGCAAGTCACGTCCAGCTGATGCTGAATAA
- a CDS encoding glycosyltransferase family 4 protein — MKVLLYLEGKTVLEKSGIGRALQHQMEALDMAGIPYTTDLLGDYDVIHINTYGPRSWLLLHAAKRSGKKVIMHGHSTKEDFQNSFIGSNTLAPFVGKYLASMYQKADFVITPSEYSKKLIQSYGVTTPIIAVSNGIDLDKYKKDERKEAIFREHFKIEEGQPVVVCAGLYFRRKGIEDFVKVAEKMPHVRFIWLGSINKWLIPSYIRKIVEGDHPANVEFPGYFKGAVFQGAMSGADAFFFPSYEETEGIVVLEALASHQHVVLRDIPVYDGWIDENVAELGHTVDDFVDSIQKILDKQVDKREAGYQVAVSRSIDNVSHQLVDAYRQVLEM; from the coding sequence ATGAAAGTACTATTGTATTTAGAAGGTAAAACTGTTTTAGAGAAATCAGGAATTGGCCGGGCACTTCAACACCAGATGGAAGCGCTAGATATGGCAGGTATTCCTTATACAACAGACCTGCTGGGAGATTATGATGTCATTCATATCAATACCTACGGTCCACGCTCCTGGTTATTGCTACATGCAGCCAAACGGAGTGGAAAAAAGGTAATCATGCATGGACATTCCACGAAGGAAGATTTTCAAAATTCCTTTATCGGTTCGAATACCCTAGCTCCTTTTGTAGGGAAATATCTAGCAAGCATGTACCAAAAGGCAGACTTTGTTATCACTCCTTCAGAGTATTCAAAAAAACTCATCCAGTCTTACGGTGTGACAACGCCAATTATAGCCGTTTCGAATGGTATTGATTTAGATAAATATAAGAAGGATGAACGTAAGGAAGCAATCTTTCGAGAGCATTTTAAAATTGAAGAAGGTCAGCCAGTTGTTGTCTGTGCAGGACTTTACTTCCGACGTAAAGGAATTGAAGACTTTGTCAAGGTAGCCGAAAAGATGCCGCATGTCCGCTTCATTTGGCTCGGTTCAATCAATAAATGGCTGATTCCGTCATATATTAGAAAAATTGTTGAGGGAGATCATCCAGCGAATGTCGAGTTTCCAGGTTATTTTAAAGGTGCTGTTTTTCAAGGTGCAATGAGCGGAGCGGATGCCTTTTTCTTCCCATCGTATGAGGAAACAGAAGGGATTGTTGTTCTGGAAGCTCTTGCTAGTCATCAGCATGTTGTTCTAAGAGATATTCCAGTTTACGATGGTTGGATTGACGAAAACGTTGCCGAATTGGGACATACAGTGGATGATTTTGTTGATTCTATTCAGAAAATCTTAGACAAGCAGGTTGATAAACGTGAGGCGGGCTACCAGGTTGCGGTTAGTCGCTCGATTGACAATGTTTCCCACCAATTGGTGGATGCCTATCGACAAGTATTGGAGATGTAA
- a CDS encoding transporter substrate-binding domain-containing protein — MDKKKINIFFAIRLLVFGLILLVFAKQPVAQTETPASITNSDQVQAIIDRGVLRVGVKQDVPNFGYKNPDTGEFEGMEIDIARKIADELGVAIEFTPVTAQTRGPLLDNGQVDMVIATFTITEERKLLYNFTTPYYTDAVGFLVNKDSGIKTFTDLDGKTIGVAQGSITRTLISELADKYGISVNFAELGSYPELSVSLRAHRTDAFSVDQSILSGYISSKSELMDFSFSASDYGIVTKLSNKDLNDYLNSLVEKWTADTSLQSIYDANGLKPVTETDE; from the coding sequence ATGGATAAGAAAAAAATCAACATTTTCTTTGCAATTAGATTATTGGTCTTCGGACTTATTCTTCTCGTTTTCGCAAAACAACCAGTAGCTCAAACAGAAACACCCGCATCCATTACCAATAGTGATCAAGTTCAAGCTATCATCGATAGGGGCGTGCTCCGCGTCGGAGTGAAACAGGACGTTCCTAACTTTGGCTACAAGAACCCTGATACTGGTGAATTCGAGGGAATGGAGATTGACATTGCTCGCAAAATTGCGGACGAGTTAGGGGTGGCGATTGAATTTACCCCTGTTACGGCACAAACTCGCGGACCACTGCTTGATAACGGTCAAGTCGATATGGTCATCGCAACTTTTACCATCACCGAGGAGCGCAAGTTGCTCTACAATTTCACAACTCCTTACTACACAGATGCCGTTGGCTTCTTGGTCAATAAGGATAGCGGAATTAAGACCTTTACCGACCTGGATGGAAAGACAATCGGTGTGGCTCAGGGTTCTATTACACGTACCCTCATCTCTGAACTAGCAGATAAGTATGGCATTTCAGTAAACTTTGCTGAACTTGGTTCTTATCCAGAACTCTCTGTCTCGCTACGTGCTCACCGTACAGACGCATTTTCTGTAGACCAATCTATCCTTTCTGGGTATATCAGCTCGAAATCTGAACTCATGGACTTTAGCTTCTCAGCTTCTGACTATGGAATTGTTACTAAATTATCTAACAAAGACCTTAACGACTACTTAAATAGTCTCGTAGAAAAATGGACTGCCGATACTAGCCTACAAAGCATCTATGATGCCAATGGCCTCAAACCAGTCACAGAAACTGACGAATAG